One region of Thermoflexus sp. genomic DNA includes:
- a CDS encoding PrsW family intramembrane metalloprotease, translating into MENAGTFPLIALCLAPLLGFGPMALYAAFAWWFDRFEKEPLWLIGAAFLWGSVPTVLLALCAQIPIFGVLGAVLGKGAGSALGGIFVAPFTEELFKGLFVFLLFLLYRREIDSLYDGFLYGSLVGFGFAATENVLYFLSAASEGGLAGMFGNFIGRAIVFGLNHAAFTALTGLGFAAARLSPSPMVRLTAPVLGLGGAMAFHALHNTTATLTEATGSPLFCLLWIPFDWLGALLIFAIALYGLTREQRWIRQYLREEVGAGVLPESLYRQCASIFGRMGAQWGALLRGDMATFWRLGRIYALATELAFRKHQRIALGEARWEPEIQRLREVLRRETGMAAEAR; encoded by the coding sequence ATGGAGAATGCGGGGACATTCCCACTGATCGCCCTCTGTCTGGCGCCGCTGCTGGGCTTCGGGCCGATGGCGCTTTATGCCGCCTTCGCATGGTGGTTCGATCGCTTCGAGAAAGAGCCGCTCTGGCTGATCGGGGCGGCCTTCCTGTGGGGCAGCGTCCCCACCGTATTGCTCGCCCTGTGCGCCCAGATCCCGATCTTCGGCGTGCTGGGCGCCGTCCTCGGAAAGGGCGCGGGGAGCGCGTTGGGCGGCATCTTCGTCGCCCCCTTCACAGAAGAGCTCTTCAAGGGCCTCTTCGTCTTCCTGCTTTTCCTCCTGTATCGCCGGGAGATCGACAGCCTCTACGACGGCTTCCTCTACGGCTCCCTGGTGGGCTTCGGCTTCGCCGCCACGGAGAACGTCCTCTACTTCCTGAGCGCCGCCTCTGAGGGCGGGCTGGCCGGGATGTTCGGCAATTTCATCGGCCGGGCCATCGTCTTCGGTCTCAACCACGCGGCCTTCACAGCCCTCACCGGCCTGGGGTTCGCCGCCGCCCGCCTCTCGCCTTCCCCGATGGTCCGCCTGACCGCCCCTGTCCTGGGCCTGGGCGGGGCGATGGCCTTCCACGCCCTGCACAACACCACCGCCACGCTGACCGAAGCCACGGGATCCCCGCTGTTCTGCCTGCTGTGGATCCCCTTCGACTGGCTGGGGGCGCTGCTGATCTTCGCCATCGCCCTCTACGGGCTGACGCGGGAGCAGCGCTGGATCCGGCAGTATCTCCGGGAGGAGGTAGGCGCTGGGGTGCTTCCGGAATCCCTCTACCGGCAGTGCGCCTCGATCTTCGGGCGCATGGGAGCGCAGTGGGGAGCGCTGCTGCGGGGAGACATGGCCACCTTCTGGCGGCTCGGGCGGATCTATGCGCTGGCGACGGAGCTGGCCTTCCGCAAGCACCAGCGGATCGCCCTGGGGGAAGCCCGCTGGGAGCCGGAGATCCAGCGCCTGCGGGAGGTCCTGCGCCGGGAAACCGGGATGGCCGCGGAAGCCCGTTGA